A genomic region of Candidatus Tanganyikabacteria bacterium contains the following coding sequences:
- a CDS encoding MFS transporter, whose protein sequence is MRFDWSEVDRRRRQTAPFWRSASEMVRENRDFRAYLVMRILMTGGTMALAFYVLDAKDRFGLSAADSSLLAIALAYLPALSGALWGWAADHLGNKRTLLVLAAVSAASSAGLALAPNLPVYAAALLGVGCGTVVLQTLDVKWLMQIDQVRMGAVVSLFNLALAPWSIGLPLLAGLLATRFGMDALIWVTAAFWVSGAAVLALFVREPAAG, encoded by the coding sequence GTGCGCTTCGACTGGAGCGAGGTGGATCGGCGCAGGCGCCAGACAGCGCCGTTCTGGCGGTCGGCATCCGAGATGGTGCGCGAGAATCGCGACTTCCGGGCCTACCTGGTCATGCGGATCCTGATGACGGGCGGCACCATGGCCCTCGCCTTCTACGTGCTGGACGCCAAAGATCGCTTCGGCTTGAGCGCGGCGGACAGCAGCCTCCTGGCGATCGCCTTGGCCTACTTGCCGGCACTGTCGGGGGCGCTCTGGGGCTGGGCGGCCGATCACCTCGGCAACAAGCGCACCCTGCTGGTGCTTGCCGCCGTTTCCGCCGCGTCCAGCGCCGGACTTGCCCTTGCCCCGAACCTGCCGGTCTACGCCGCGGCCCTGCTGGGTGTGGGTTGCGGGACGGTCGTCTTGCAGACCCTGGACGTCAAGTGGCTGATGCAGATCGACCAGGTGCGCATGGGTGCGGTCGTGAGCCTGTTCAACCTGGCGCTAGCGCCGTGGTCCATCGGCTTGCCGTTGCTTGCCGGCCTCCTGGCGACGCGTTTCGGCATGGACGCGCTGATCTGGGTGACGGCGGCCTTCTGGGTGTCGGGTGCCGCCGTGCTGGCGCTCTTCGTCCGCGAACCTGCGGCGGGGTGA
- a CDS encoding sugar transferase: MSGAPGDLAPPPEAYRPRGLYATALKPSCDFVGAALLLLALAPLMAAVAVAVRLDSPGPALFTQDRVGRGGRLFRICKFRTMRSDAGGPVLTQVGDPRITRIGRFLRRTSLDELPQLFNILRGEMSFIGPRPEVPSIVASEYTPEMKGALTVRPGLSGWAQVHGRDDLSIPTKLAYDVEYVRKLSPWLDLRICLLTPGLLLSGRGIK, translated from the coding sequence GTGAGCGGCGCGCCCGGCGATCTCGCGCCGCCGCCCGAGGCTTACCGGCCCCGGGGCCTCTACGCCACAGCTTTAAAGCCGTCGTGCGATTTCGTGGGAGCCGCCCTGCTGTTGCTCGCCCTGGCGCCGCTCATGGCGGCCGTGGCTGTCGCCGTCAGGCTGGATTCGCCGGGGCCGGCGCTCTTCACGCAGGATCGGGTGGGGCGCGGCGGCAGGTTGTTCAGGATCTGCAAGTTCCGGACGATGCGCTCGGACGCCGGCGGCCCGGTCCTCACGCAGGTCGGCGATCCGCGCATCACGCGGATCGGGCGCTTCCTGCGGCGGACCAGCCTGGACGAGCTGCCGCAGCTTTTCAACATCCTGCGTGGCGAGATGAGCTTCATCGGCCCGCGGCCGGAAGTGCCTTCGATCGTGGCCTCCGAGTACACGCCGGAGATGAAGGGCGCGCTCACGGTGCGGCCGGGCCTGTCCGGGTGGGCGCAGGTGCACGGCCGCGACGACCTGTCCATTCCCACCAAGCTCGCTTACGACGTCGAGTACGTGCGGAAACTGTCGCCCTGGCTGGATCTGCGCATCTGCCTGCTCACCCCGGGCCTGCTCCTGTCGGGCCGCGGAATCAAGTAG
- a CDS encoding DegT/DnrJ/EryC1/StrS aminotransferase family protein, whose translation MTTQATRQIPYALPLIGPEEIALVVAALESGWITTGPKVGEFEQQFARYVGATHALGLNSCTAALHLALLGAGVGPGDEVITTPLTFCATINTILHVGARPVLADVDPATLCLSPRAVEAKITPRTKAILPVHYAGCPADLAAFRDLARAHHLEIIEDAAHAIGTWSGGKPVGALSDFTCFSFYATKNLTTGEGGMLTTEDGEAIDRLRRLSLHGMSRDAWKRYTAAGSWWYQVEAAGFKYNLTDLAAGIGLAQLARFADMQRTRERYVARYHEAFAEAGFELPPDSDRPGDRHSWHLYILRLDPLRISIDRATFIDLLKEAGIGTSVHFIPIHMHPYYQQELGVKPGDFPVTDKAFSRMVSMPLYPRMTDEDVAYVCDRAAALARQYRR comes from the coding sequence GTGACGACGCAGGCGACCCGCCAGATCCCGTACGCGCTCCCGCTGATCGGCCCCGAAGAGATAGCCCTGGTCGTCGCGGCGCTGGAGAGCGGGTGGATCACCACCGGACCCAAGGTAGGCGAGTTCGAGCAGCAGTTCGCCCGGTACGTCGGCGCCACGCACGCGCTCGGCCTTAACTCGTGCACGGCGGCCCTGCACCTGGCTTTGCTGGGCGCAGGGGTGGGGCCGGGCGACGAGGTCATCACCACGCCGCTCACCTTCTGCGCCACGATCAACACCATTCTCCACGTCGGCGCCCGCCCCGTGCTGGCCGACGTCGATCCCGCGACCCTGTGCCTGTCCCCCCGGGCCGTCGAGGCGAAGATCACGCCGCGCACCAAGGCGATCCTGCCGGTCCACTACGCGGGCTGCCCGGCCGACCTGGCGGCGTTCCGGGATCTCGCGCGGGCGCACCATCTCGAGATCATCGAAGACGCCGCCCACGCCATCGGCACGTGGTCAGGCGGCAAGCCGGTCGGCGCCCTCTCCGACTTCACCTGTTTCAGCTTCTACGCCACCAAGAACCTCACGACCGGCGAGGGCGGCATGCTCACCACCGAAGATGGGGAGGCGATCGATCGCCTGCGCCGACTCAGCCTTCACGGCATGAGCCGGGACGCGTGGAAGCGTTACACCGCGGCCGGTTCCTGGTGGTACCAGGTCGAGGCGGCCGGCTTCAAGTACAACCTCACCGATCTGGCGGCCGGCATCGGCCTGGCGCAACTGGCGCGCTTCGCCGACATGCAGCGCACCCGCGAGCGGTACGTGGCCCGCTACCACGAGGCGTTCGCCGAGGCCGGCTTCGAGTTGCCGCCCGACTCGGACAGGCCCGGCGACCGCCACTCATGGCACCTGTACATCCTGCGCCTCGATCCCCTGCGAATTTCCATAGACCGCGCCACGTTCATCGACCTGCTCAAGGAGGCCGGCATCGGGACGTCCGTCCACTTCATCCCGATCCACATGCACCCGTACTACCAGCAGGAACTGGGCGTGAAACCCGGCGACTTCCCGGTAACCGACAAGGCGTTCTCGCGCATGGTGAGCATGCCGCTGTATCCGCGGATGACCGATGAAGACGTCGCCTACGTGTGCGACCGGGCCGCCGCCCTGGCCCGCCAGTACCGGCGGTGA
- a CDS encoding polysaccharide biosynthesis protein yields the protein MKAAPIAVDALLVAVAYSLAFVLRFDSVRNIPEQHLSQFWLFLAIVPFIRLACNAAWGLYRHVWRYVGTRDALAVAGATFTGSAIFALLVVMTGQQGFPRSVVGIEFLLSLVMLLGARLGWRSWAERGPRSAAGATRTLVVGAGDAGELLVRDLVRRPERNMLPIGFIDDDPRKQGARIHGVEVVGTRADLPRIVQERKVDLVVLALPGASLKDRRTLAKLAAATPAQVKTVPSMHDIIDGKVSVSEMRDVAIEDLLGREQVVTDTALLGYLCGRRVLVSGAGGSIGAELCRQIANLQPAQLLLLGHGENSIYLIAQELTEKFGALDVRSLIADTRDDKRIGRIFEEFRPEVVFHAAAHKHVPLMEDNAAEAVTNNVLGTRVMAEAAAAAGCERFVMVSTDKAVNPTSIMGRSKRLAELLIQDLASRSESLFVAVRFGNVLGSRGSVVPLFRQQIAAGGPVTVTHPDMRRYFMTIPEAVTLLLQAAAVGRQGEVLMLEMGEPVRIVDLARNLIKLSGFRPEDVEIVYTGARPGEKLFEELLVTDEAARPTDHPQVFAARRAGPPDPRWWPPLLARLLAAAATQDDAAVRDLLEQAIAADQPGSGAPRAPMSTPGGDAR from the coding sequence ATGAAAGCGGCGCCGATAGCCGTTGACGCCCTCCTGGTGGCCGTCGCATACTCGCTGGCCTTCGTGCTGCGGTTCGACAGCGTCCGCAACATCCCGGAGCAGCACCTCAGCCAGTTCTGGCTCTTCCTGGCGATCGTCCCCTTCATCCGCCTGGCATGCAATGCGGCCTGGGGCCTGTACCGGCACGTCTGGCGCTACGTCGGGACGCGCGATGCCCTGGCGGTAGCCGGCGCGACCTTCACCGGATCGGCCATCTTCGCGCTCCTGGTGGTGATGACCGGCCAGCAGGGTTTTCCCCGCTCGGTGGTGGGCATCGAGTTCCTGCTCTCGCTGGTCATGCTCCTGGGGGCGCGCCTGGGGTGGCGGTCGTGGGCCGAACGCGGGCCCCGATCGGCCGCGGGTGCGACGCGCACACTGGTGGTAGGCGCCGGCGACGCGGGCGAATTGCTCGTGCGCGACCTCGTGCGCCGGCCCGAGCGCAACATGCTGCCCATCGGCTTCATCGACGACGATCCGCGCAAGCAGGGCGCCCGCATCCACGGCGTCGAGGTCGTGGGTACGCGCGCCGACCTGCCCCGCATCGTGCAGGAGCGCAAGGTCGATCTGGTGGTGCTGGCCCTTCCGGGCGCGTCCCTCAAGGATCGTAGGACCCTGGCCAAGCTCGCCGCCGCCACGCCGGCCCAGGTGAAGACGGTGCCGAGCATGCACGACATCATCGACGGCAAGGTCTCGGTCAGCGAGATGCGGGACGTGGCCATCGAGGATCTGCTCGGCCGCGAGCAGGTCGTGACCGATACGGCCCTCCTGGGCTACCTGTGTGGCCGGCGGGTGCTGGTGTCCGGTGCCGGCGGCTCCATCGGCGCGGAACTCTGCCGCCAGATAGCGAACCTCCAGCCGGCGCAGTTGCTGCTGCTGGGCCATGGCGAGAACAGCATCTACCTCATCGCGCAGGAGCTGACCGAAAAGTTCGGTGCGCTTGACGTGCGCTCGCTCATCGCCGATACGCGGGACGACAAGCGCATCGGCCGGATCTTCGAGGAGTTCCGCCCCGAGGTGGTCTTCCACGCGGCCGCCCACAAGCACGTCCCGCTCATGGAAGACAACGCCGCGGAAGCCGTCACCAACAATGTCCTGGGCACGCGGGTGATGGCGGAGGCCGCCGCCGCCGCCGGGTGCGAGCGCTTCGTGATGGTGTCGACCGACAAGGCGGTCAACCCGACCAGCATCATGGGCCGCTCCAAGCGCCTGGCCGAACTGCTCATCCAGGACCTCGCGTCGCGCTCGGAGTCGCTCTTCGTGGCCGTGCGCTTCGGGAATGTCCTGGGCAGCCGCGGGAGCGTCGTCCCGTTGTTCCGGCAGCAAATCGCGGCGGGCGGGCCCGTGACGGTCACGCACCCCGACATGCGGCGCTACTTCATGACCATCCCGGAGGCGGTCACCTTGCTGCTGCAGGCCGCGGCGGTGGGCCGCCAGGGCGAGGTCCTGATGCTCGAGATGGGCGAACCGGTGCGCATCGTCGACCTGGCCCGCAACTTGATCAAGCTCTCGGGCTTCCGGCCCGAGGACGTCGAGATCGTGTACACCGGCGCCCGGCCCGGCGAGAAGCTGTTCGAGGAACTGCTCGTCACCGACGAGGCGGCGCGCCCGACCGATCATCCGCAGGTCTTCGCGGCCCGGCGCGCCGGCCCCCCGGACCCTCGCTGGTGGCCGCCTCTCCTCGCGCGGTTGCTCGCCGCGGCTGCCACCCAGGATGACGCCGCGGTGCGGGATCTCCTGGAGCAAGCCATCGCCGCGGATCAGCCCGGGTCGGGTGCGCCCCGGGCGCCCATGTCCACGCCGGGAGGAGACGCTAGGTGA
- a CDS encoding glycosyltransferase family 4 protein: MRLLFLTPYYPPEVGAPQARIHELAVRLVRRGHEVQVLTALPNYPSGVVPPEYRDKAGTWEERDGVQVHRVWIYATPNKGFVRRVVAHLSFMAAAILAAPRMAECDAVYVESPPLFDGVAGWVLARAKGARMIFNIADLWPQSVVELGMISPGFLLSAATALERWCYRQADLILAVTSGIEQIMRERGYASKVAWFPNGVDSARFAAGDGASLRRDLGLAGKFVLLYAGTFGLAQGLSSVLAAARLLADDPRIHLVLAGDGADRERLVGEAGPNVTILPSQPAARMPDLLAAADVCLVALRDLPLFLGAVPSKTYEAMAAARPVLLAAKGEVAALLERAAAGVVVPPEDPAALAAAARTLAADPETCRRLGESGRRFVSEHFDRDVLAARFEALLRGVTGPEASPGGII; the protein is encoded by the coding sequence ATGCGCCTCCTCTTCCTGACTCCTTACTATCCGCCCGAGGTCGGCGCCCCGCAGGCCCGCATCCACGAACTGGCGGTCCGCCTGGTCAGGCGCGGCCACGAGGTCCAGGTGCTGACCGCCTTGCCGAACTACCCGTCGGGGGTCGTGCCGCCCGAGTACCGGGACAAGGCGGGCACGTGGGAGGAGCGCGACGGCGTGCAGGTTCACCGGGTGTGGATCTATGCGACGCCCAACAAGGGGTTCGTGCGGCGCGTGGTCGCGCACCTGTCGTTCATGGCCGCGGCCATCCTGGCGGCGCCGCGGATGGCGGAGTGCGACGCCGTCTACGTCGAGTCGCCGCCGCTCTTCGACGGCGTCGCGGGCTGGGTCCTGGCCCGGGCCAAGGGTGCCCGCATGATCTTCAACATCGCGGATCTGTGGCCGCAGAGCGTGGTCGAACTCGGCATGATCTCTCCGGGCTTCCTGCTGTCTGCCGCCACCGCCCTCGAGAGGTGGTGCTACCGCCAGGCGGACCTCATCCTGGCCGTCACTTCCGGCATCGAGCAGATCATGCGGGAGCGCGGCTACGCCTCGAAGGTCGCATGGTTCCCCAACGGCGTGGATAGCGCCCGCTTCGCGGCCGGCGACGGCGCGTCCCTCCGGCGGGATCTCGGCCTCGCGGGGAAGTTCGTCCTGCTCTACGCGGGCACGTTCGGGCTCGCGCAAGGGCTCTCTTCGGTGCTCGCCGCGGCGCGCCTGCTTGCCGACGATCCCCGCATTCACCTGGTCCTGGCCGGCGACGGGGCCGACCGCGAACGCCTGGTCGGCGAGGCCGGGCCAAACGTGACGATCCTTCCCTCGCAGCCGGCGGCGCGGATGCCCGATCTGCTGGCCGCCGCCGACGTTTGCCTCGTGGCCCTCCGCGACCTTCCCCTCTTCCTGGGCGCGGTGCCCAGCAAGACGTACGAGGCGATGGCGGCCGCCAGGCCGGTCCTGCTGGCCGCGAAGGGAGAGGTCGCCGCCCTCCTCGAAAGAGCCGCCGCGGGCGTCGTGGTGCCTCCGGAAGATCCGGCCGCCCTCGCCGCAGCCGCCCGCACCCTGGCGGCCGATCCGGAGACGTGCCGGCGCCTTGGCGAGAGCGGCCGGCGCTTCGTCTCGGAGCACTTCGATCGGGACGTGCTTGCTGCCCGCTTCGAGGCTCTGCTGCGCGGCGTCACGGGGCCCGAAGCAAGCCCGGGTGGTATCATCTAA
- a CDS encoding class I SAM-dependent methyltransferase, which produces MPDPDALAAEQARITEVYARREAELAGVYSPTPGNRYVVARREEATRALLESAGLADLAGRRILEVGCGHGGELERLVAWGADPALLGGVDLLPDRVAAARARLPAADVRVADARDLPYPDGHFDLVMQVTLFSSILDPAIRVAAAAEVRRVLRPTGHVLWVDMWIVRPDRPLAAMPLAEIRRLFPGWKLDWRRAVLNPLLARRLAPLSPRACDILAKLPLLQTYNIALLTCASSS; this is translated from the coding sequence GTGCCCGACCCAGACGCACTGGCCGCCGAGCAGGCGCGCATCACAGAGGTGTACGCGCGCCGCGAAGCCGAGTTGGCCGGGGTGTACTCGCCCACTCCCGGCAATCGCTACGTGGTGGCCCGCCGCGAGGAGGCCACGCGCGCACTCCTGGAATCCGCCGGGTTGGCCGATCTCGCCGGGCGGCGCATTCTCGAGGTGGGCTGCGGCCACGGCGGCGAACTGGAGCGCCTGGTCGCGTGGGGAGCCGACCCGGCCCTTCTCGGCGGCGTCGACCTGCTGCCGGACCGAGTGGCCGCGGCCCGGGCGCGCCTGCCGGCCGCCGACGTCCGCGTGGCGGACGCAAGAGACCTCCCCTATCCCGACGGGCATTTCGACCTGGTCATGCAGGTCACGCTCTTCTCGTCCATCCTCGACCCGGCCATCCGCGTCGCGGCGGCCGCCGAGGTGCGGCGGGTGCTGCGACCGACCGGCCACGTGCTCTGGGTCGACATGTGGATCGTCCGCCCGGATCGCCCGCTGGCGGCGATGCCCCTGGCCGAGATCCGCCGTCTGTTCCCGGGCTGGAAGTTGGATTGGCGGCGGGCGGTGCTCAATCCCTTGCTGGCTCGCCGGCTGGCGCCCCTTTCGCCACGGGCATGCGACATACTTGCAAAGCTGCCACTGCTACAAACGTACAATATTGCCTTACTGACATGCGCCTCCTCTTCCTGA
- a CDS encoding glycosyltransferase: MTETPARRLLLLSDGPSAHTAKWAGEFARRGWDVHVGSLRDVDIPGATVHALARSPAGPARYLEAAGRARALAARLRPDIVHAHYASSYGFFGAVAGRRPLVVTLWGSDGYEFPRRGPAQAALFRWSLARADALTAVCRDLAAAAEPFAPGREVAVIPFGVDLDRFSPAPAPPAGSELVVGCLKPLEPVYGHGDLLAALATLRGRRPDLAVRLRLAGAGYLRADLEALAARLGLADRVEFLGRLPADDVPAFYRGLHCFVLASLSEGLAVAAEEAAACGLPIVATRVGGNPEIVRDGETGTLVPPRDPQALSRALEDLLGHPERRSEYGRRAREWAAAHFELRACGDRFAALYARLTGQ, encoded by the coding sequence ATGACCGAGACTCCGGCCCGGCGCCTGCTGCTCCTGTCCGACGGCCCGAGCGCCCATACCGCCAAGTGGGCGGGCGAGTTCGCGCGCCGCGGCTGGGACGTGCACGTGGGTTCGCTCCGGGACGTCGACATTCCCGGGGCGACGGTCCACGCACTCGCACGATCGCCAGCCGGCCCCGCCCGCTACCTCGAAGCCGCCGGGCGCGCTCGCGCCCTGGCCGCCCGCCTCCGCCCGGACATCGTGCACGCGCACTACGCTTCCAGTTACGGCTTCTTCGGCGCCGTGGCGGGCCGCCGCCCCCTGGTCGTCACCCTGTGGGGGAGCGACGGCTACGAGTTCCCGAGGCGCGGACCCGCGCAGGCCGCGCTGTTCCGCTGGAGCCTCGCCCGGGCCGATGCCTTGACGGCCGTCTGCCGGGATCTGGCGGCAGCAGCCGAGCCATTCGCGCCTGGCCGGGAGGTCGCCGTTATCCCGTTCGGGGTCGATCTCGATCGTTTCTCCCCGGCGCCTGCTCCGCCGGCCGGGTCCGAACTGGTTGTGGGCTGTCTCAAGCCGCTGGAACCGGTCTACGGGCATGGCGACCTGCTGGCGGCCCTCGCGACCCTGCGCGGGAGGCGGCCCGACCTGGCGGTCCGGTTGCGCTTGGCGGGCGCCGGCTACCTGCGCGCCGACCTGGAAGCGCTGGCCGCCCGCCTGGGACTCGCCGACCGGGTCGAGTTCCTCGGGCGCCTGCCCGCGGACGACGTCCCGGCGTTCTATCGCGGTCTGCACTGCTTCGTGCTCGCGTCGCTGTCGGAAGGCCTGGCGGTGGCGGCCGAGGAGGCCGCGGCCTGCGGCCTGCCGATCGTGGCCACGCGGGTGGGCGGCAACCCCGAGATCGTCCGCGACGGCGAGACCGGCACCCTGGTCCCGCCCCGCGACCCGCAAGCGCTGTCCCGAGCCCTGGAAGACCTGCTCGGGCACCCGGAACGGAGGAGCGAGTACGGCAGGCGGGCACGGGAGTGGGCCGCCGCGCACTTCGAGTTGCGGGCCTGCGGCGACCGTTTCGCCGCCCTCTACGCGCGCCTCACGGGCCAGTAA
- a CDS encoding glycosyltransferase family 4 protein, with protein MKLAIDGRYAYRASPGGMGVYAREVIGAIAEIAPHHELLIYLDGREAPEKLPAGPGISLRMLRWPLPYLWTHLRLPPALAGDRPDLAFFTATSAPAILPCPGVVTIHDTSCRVADARPARERIRLELTTRVAVARAARVLTVSEFVRRDLIAGFGARPEQVVVTPLACDHGRFHPDYPAEAVAACHSRLGLSRPYFLFVGYTVAYKNLPRLVEGFARCMAADPAWPYDLAVVGPVGRGEADVLAAATRAGLGDRLKRLPHVDHATLPLVYRGAAAFAFPSLYESFGLPVLEALACGVPVVTSDSAALPEVVGDAAIQVDPRDVGALAAGLEAAVAPGPERDGRIARGLARAREFTWERTARLTLAALEGAVI; from the coding sequence GTGAAGCTGGCCATTGACGGCCGCTACGCCTATCGCGCCTCGCCCGGGGGCATGGGCGTCTACGCGCGGGAGGTGATCGGCGCGATCGCCGAGATCGCCCCGCACCATGAGTTGCTGATCTACCTGGACGGCCGCGAAGCCCCCGAGAAGCTGCCGGCCGGCCCCGGCATATCGCTCCGCATGCTGCGCTGGCCGCTGCCCTATCTCTGGACCCACCTGCGGCTTCCGCCCGCGCTTGCCGGCGACCGGCCCGACCTGGCGTTCTTCACGGCCACTTCGGCGCCCGCGATCTTGCCCTGCCCGGGGGTCGTCACCATTCACGACACCTCCTGCCGCGTCGCGGACGCGCGGCCGGCCCGGGAGCGAATCCGTCTCGAACTGACGACGCGCGTCGCGGTGGCGCGCGCGGCCCGCGTGCTGACCGTCAGCGAGTTCGTTCGCCGCGACCTGATCGCCGGCTTCGGCGCCCGGCCCGAGCAGGTCGTGGTCACGCCCCTGGCTTGCGACCACGGCCGCTTCCACCCCGATTACCCGGCCGAGGCCGTGGCCGCCTGTCACTCCCGCCTCGGGCTCTCGCGGCCCTACTTCCTGTTCGTCGGCTACACGGTGGCATACAAGAACCTGCCGCGGCTGGTCGAGGGCTTTGCCCGCTGCATGGCCGCCGATCCGGCCTGGCCGTACGACCTCGCGGTGGTCGGGCCCGTCGGGCGCGGCGAGGCCGATGTGCTCGCGGCCGCGACGCGCGCGGGGCTGGGTGACCGGCTCAAGCGGCTCCCGCACGTCGACCACGCGACATTGCCCCTCGTCTACCGGGGAGCCGCGGCCTTCGCATTCCCGTCGCTCTACGAGAGCTTCGGCCTGCCGGTCCTCGAAGCCCTGGCATGCGGAGTTCCAGTCGTCACCTCGGATAGCGCCGCACTCCCGGAAGTCGTCGGCGACGCGGCCATCCAGGTGGATCCCCGGGACGTGGGAGCGCTGGCCGCGGGGCTGGAAGCCGCCGTCGCCCCGGGACCGGAGCGCGACGGGCGCATCGCCCGCGGCCTCGCCCGGGCCCGCGAGTTCACCTGGGAGCGGACCGCGCGGCTGACCCTGGCCGCCCTCGAAGGCGCGGTGATCTGA
- a CDS encoding oligosaccharide flippase family protein has protein sequence MKLGRLAKGTLIYGLGGALSRLITLLTLPLFTAYLTPHEYGVSSQLTILAAFLAPLFTLGLGTSVAQVYFEHEATEHRSQTVWTAFWLLLASALVLLAITWFAAPWAAQALLGDAAYGKLVWLTAGTIALSMVTQPFNMDLQFKERAAAFVTVSNAVGIATVLTNAVLVVGFGLGVLGIVLGNLIGQFLAFVLFLAASGAGGWRTFRGSQARELVRLGIPMVPSFGSLYLVQFANRYILQWQADLGAVGIYTIGFSLGMAMALAVSAFQSAWTPYFMAQFQSPRDAEILFGRVMRYYVLGFGLLAFAFFALARPVTSLLTQPAFHSAYQVVGLTALSQFFWGMFLVLLPSCYYARDVKASGLVQAVAAALSLVGNYFLIGAWGIAGAGLGLAAGYGAMALGMYVWNHLRRRSALDVQYRWLRVLPFGLVAGMLAAALTAGPSAGLIAEIGLGAAALMIVTLVAYRTLDPWERTALRARLLVK, from the coding sequence TTGAAACTTGGGCGGCTCGCAAAGGGCACGCTGATCTACGGCCTGGGCGGGGCGCTCAGCCGCCTGATCACTCTGCTCACGCTGCCGCTCTTCACCGCCTACCTGACGCCCCACGAGTACGGGGTGAGTTCGCAGTTGACCATCCTCGCCGCGTTCTTGGCGCCGCTCTTCACGCTGGGACTGGGCACGTCGGTCGCCCAGGTGTACTTCGAACACGAGGCCACTGAGCACCGCTCGCAGACGGTCTGGACAGCGTTCTGGCTTCTCCTGGCCAGCGCGCTCGTGCTGCTCGCGATCACGTGGTTCGCCGCTCCCTGGGCTGCTCAGGCCCTGCTCGGCGACGCGGCATACGGAAAGCTAGTCTGGCTGACGGCCGGCACGATCGCCCTCTCGATGGTGACGCAGCCCTTCAACATGGACCTGCAGTTCAAGGAGCGCGCCGCGGCGTTCGTGACCGTCTCGAACGCCGTGGGTATTGCGACGGTCCTGACGAATGCAGTGCTGGTCGTGGGGTTCGGGCTTGGGGTCCTGGGTATCGTGCTGGGAAACCTGATCGGGCAATTCCTCGCATTCGTGCTGTTCCTCGCGGCATCGGGCGCCGGCGGTTGGCGCACGTTCCGCGGGTCCCAGGCCCGGGAACTGGTCCGCCTGGGAATCCCGATGGTGCCCAGCTTCGGCAGCCTCTATCTCGTGCAGTTCGCCAACCGCTACATCCTGCAGTGGCAGGCCGACCTCGGGGCGGTGGGCATCTACACGATCGGCTTCTCGCTCGGGATGGCGATGGCGCTGGCGGTTTCGGCCTTCCAGAGCGCGTGGACGCCGTACTTCATGGCGCAGTTTCAGAGCCCGCGGGATGCCGAGATCCTCTTCGGCCGGGTGATGCGCTACTACGTGCTCGGCTTCGGCCTGCTGGCATTCGCCTTCTTCGCGCTCGCCCGCCCCGTCACGTCGCTCCTGACCCAGCCCGCATTCCACTCGGCCTATCAGGTCGTGGGTCTCACGGCGCTCTCGCAGTTCTTCTGGGGCATGTTCTTGGTGCTCCTGCCCAGTTGCTATTATGCCCGGGACGTGAAGGCGTCCGGTCTGGTCCAGGCCGTCGCGGCGGCGCTATCGCTCGTTGGCAACTACTTCCTGATCGGCGCGTGGGGCATCGCCGGTGCGGGCCTGGGCCTGGCCGCGGGCTATGGCGCCATGGCGCTGGGCATGTACGTCTGGAATCACCTCAGGAGGCGGTCGGCTCTGGACGTGCAGTACCGCTGGCTGCGGGTCCTGCCGTTCGGCCTGGTGGCGGGGATGCTCGCGGCGGCCTTGACGGCCGGGCCGAGTGCCGGGCTGATCGCCGAAATAGGGCTGGGGGCGGCCGCGCTGATGATCGTGACCCTGGTAGCGTATCGCACGCTCGATCCCTGGGAGCGGACCGCACTCAGGGCCCGTCTCTTGGTAAAATAA